In Salmonella enterica subsp. enterica serovar Typhimurium str. LT2, a single window of DNA contains:
- the ssaD gene encoding secretion system apparatus protein (SpiB (gi|1498308)), translating to MAYLMVNPKSSWKIRFLGHVLQGREVWLNEGNLSLGEKGCDICIPLAINEKIILREQADSLFVDAGKARVRVNGRRFNPNKPLPSSGVLQVAGVAIAFGKQDCELADYQIPVSRSGYWWLAGVFLIFIGGMGVLLSISGQPETVNDLPLRVKFLLDKSNIHYVRAQWKEDGSLQLSGYCSSSEQMQKVRATLESWGVMYRDGVICDDLLVREVQDVLIKMGYPHAEVSSEGPGSVLIHDDIQMDQQWRKVQPLLADIPGLLHWQISHSHQSQGDDIISAIIENGLVGLVNVTPMRRSFVISGVLDESHQRILQETLAALKKKDPALSLIYQDIAPSHDESKYLPAPVAGFVQSRHGNYLLLTNKERLRVGALLPNGGEIVHLSADVVTIKHYDTLINYPLDFK from the coding sequence ATGGCATATCTCATGGTTAATCCAAAGAGTTCCTGGAAAATACGTTTTTTAGGTCACGTTTTACAAGGCCGGGAAGTATGGCTGAATGAAGGTAACCTGTCACTGGGGGAGAAGGGATGCGATATTTGTATTCCGCTGGCTATAAATGAAAAAATTATTCTGAGAGAACAGGCAGATAGTTTATTTGTTGATGCCGGGAAAGCCAGAGTTAGAGTTAATGGCCGCAGATTTAATCCAAATAAGCCGCTACCATCCAGTGGGGTTTTGCAGGTTGCGGGAGTGGCTATCGCGTTTGGTAAACAGGATTGTGAACTTGCTGATTATCAAATACCCGTTTCCAGATCAGGGTACTGGTGGTTGGCTGGCGTATTCTTGATTTTCATCGGTGGAATGGGTGTCCTGTTAAGTATTAGTGGTCAGCCTGAAACGGTAAATGACTTACCTTTGCGGGTTAAGTTTTTATTAGACAAAAGCAATATTCATTATGTGCGGGCGCAATGGAAAGAAGATGGCAGCCTGCAGTTGTCCGGTTATTGCTCGTCAAGCGAACAGATGCAAAAGGTGAGAGCGACTCTCGAATCATGGGGGGTCATGTATCGGGATGGTGTAATCTGTGATGACTTATTGGTACGAGAAGTGCAGGATGTTTTGATAAAAATGGGTTACCCGCATGCTGAAGTATCCAGCGAAGGGCCGGGGAGCGTGTTAATTCATGATGATATACAAATGGATCAGCAATGGCGCAAGGTTCAACCATTACTTGCAGATATTCCCGGGTTATTGCACTGGCAGATTAGTCACTCTCATCAGTCTCAGGGGGATGATATTATTTCTGCGATAATAGAGAACGGTTTAGTGGGGCTTGTCAATGTTACGCCAATGCGGCGCTCTTTTGTTATCAGTGGTGTACTGGATGAATCTCATCAACGCATTTTGCAAGAAACGTTAGCAGCATTAAAGAAAAAGGATCCCGCTCTTTCTTTAATTTATCAGGATATTGCGCCTTCCCATGATGAAAGCAAGTATCTGCCTGCGCCAGTGGCTGGCTTTGTACAGAGTCGCCATGGTAATTACTTATTACTGACGAATAAAGAGCGTTTACGTGTAGGGGCATTGTTACCCAATGGGGGAGAAATTGTCCATCTGAGTGCCGATGTGGTAACGATTAAACATTATGATACTTTGATTAACTATCCATTAGATTTTAAGTGA
- the ssaH gene encoding secretion system apparatus (SsaH (gi|3776128)), translating to MFAGVNHSLISQVHAMLPALTVIVPDKKLQLVCLALLLAGLNEPLKAAKILSDIDLPEAMALRLLFPAPNEGFEN from the coding sequence ATGTTTGCGGGCGTTAACCATAGCCTGATTTCCCAGGTACATGCGATGTTACCAGCGCTAACGGTTATTGTTCCGGATAAAAAATTACAGTTGGTATGTCTGGCATTATTGTTGGCGGGTTTAAATGAGCCGCTAAAAGCCGCGAAAATTTTATCGGATATAGATTTGCCAGAGGCTATGGCGCTGCGTCTGTTATTTCCTGCACCAAATGAGGGGTTTGAAAATTGA
- the ssaE gene encoding secretion system effector (putative secretory apparatus component (gi|3377860)) produces the protein MTTLTRLEDLLLHSREEAKGIILQLRAARKQLEENNGKLQDPQQYQQNTLLLEAIEQAENIINIIYYRYHNSALVVSEQE, from the coding sequence ATGACAACTTTGACCCGGTTAGAAGATTTGCTGCTTCATTCGCGTGAAGAGGCCAAAGGCATAATTTTACAATTAAGGGCTGCCCGGAAACAGTTAGAAGAGAACAACGGCAAGTTACAGGATCCGCAGCAATATCAGCAAAACACCTTATTGCTTGAAGCGATCGAGCAGGCCGAAAATATCATCAACATTATTTATTATCGTTACCATAACAGCGCACTTGTAGTGAGTGAGCAAGAGTAA
- the sseF gene encoding secretion system effector (SseF (gi|3377868)), with protein MKIHIPSAASNIVDGNSPPSDIQAKEVSFPPPEIPAPGTPAAPVLLTPEQIRQQRDYAIHFMQYTIRALGATVVFGLSVAAAVISGGAGLPIAILAGAALVIAIGDACCAYHNYQSICQQKEPLQTASDSVALVVSALALKCGASLNCANTLANCLSLLIRSGIAISMLVLPLQFPLPAAENIAASLDMGSVITSVSLTAIGAVLDYCLARPSGDDQENSVDELHADPSVLLAEQMAALCQSATTPALMDSSDHTSRGEP; from the coding sequence ATGAAAATTCATATTCCGTCAGCGGCAAGTAATATAGTCGATGGTAATAGTCCTCCTTCCGATATACAAGCGAAGGAGGTATCGTTTCCTCCCCCTGAAATTCCAGCGCCTGGCACCCCCGCAGCCCCTGTGCTGCTTACGCCTGAACAAATAAGGCAGCAGAGGGATTATGCGATACATTTTATGCAATACACTATTCGTGCGCTGGGTGCGACAGTCGTGTTTGGGTTATCGGTTGCTGCAGCGGTAATTTCTGGCGGGGCAGGATTACCCATTGCTATTCTTGCGGGGGCGGCGCTCGTGATTGCTATTGGGGATGCTTGCTGTGCGTATCATAATTATCAATCGATATGTCAGCAAAAGGAGCCATTACAAACCGCCAGTGATAGCGTTGCTCTTGTGGTCAGTGCGCTGGCCTTAAAATGTGGGGCAAGTCTTAACTGCGCTAACACCCTTGCTAATTGTCTTTCTTTATTAATACGTTCAGGAATCGCTATTTCTATGTTGGTTTTACCCCTACAGTTTCCACTGCCCGCGGCTGAAAATATTGCGGCCTCTTTGGACATGGGGAGTGTAATTACCTCCGTTAGCCTGACGGCGATAGGTGCGGTACTGGATTATTGCCTTGCCCGCCCCTCTGGCGACGATCAGGAAAATTCTGTTGATGAACTTCATGCCGATCCCAGTGTGTTATTGGCGGAACAAATGGCAGCGCTCTGTCAATCTGCTACTACACCTGCATTAATGGACAGTTCTGATCATACATCTCGGGGAGAACCATGA
- the sseE gene encoding secretion system effector (SseE (gi|3377866)), which yields MVQEIEQWLRRHQVFTEPAYLGETAILLGQQFILSPYLVIYRIEAKEMIICEFRRLTPGQPRPQQLFHLLGLLRGIFVHHPQLTCLKMLIITDVLDEKKAMLRRKLLRILTVMGATFTQLDGDNWTVLSAEHLIQRRF from the coding sequence ATGGTGCAAGAAATAGAGCAATGGTTACGTCGGCATCAGGTGTTTACTGAGCCTGCATATTTAGGGGAGACCGCCATATTACTTGGGCAGCAGTTTATATTATCGCCTTACCTGGTGATCTATCGTATTGAGGCAAAAGAAATGATTATTTGTGAGTTCAGGCGCCTGACGCCCGGGCAACCTCGACCACAGCAATTGTTTCACTTACTGGGACTTTTACGCGGGATATTTGTGCATCACCCGCAGTTAACATGTTTAAAGATGTTGATAATCACCGACGTTCTGGATGAAAAAAAAGCCATGCTACGCAGGAAATTATTGCGCATCCTGACAGTAATGGGAGCGACCTTTACACAGCTTGATGGCGATAACTGGACAGTTTTATCCGCCGAGCATCTTATCCAGCGACGTTTTTAA
- the ssaG gene encoding secretion system apparatus (SsaH (gi|2460267)), whose amino-acid sequence MDIAQLVDMLSHMAHQAGQAINDKMNGNDLLNPESMIKAQFALQQYSTFINYESSLIKMIKDMLSGIIAKI is encoded by the coding sequence ATGGATATTGCACAATTAGTGGATATGCTCTCCCACATGGCGCACCAGGCAGGCCAGGCCATTAATGACAAAATGAATGGTAATGATTTGCTCAACCCAGAATCGATGATTAAAGCGCAATTTGCCTTACAGCAGTATTCTACATTTATTAATTACGAAAGTTCACTGATCAAAATGATCAAGGATATGCTTAGTGGAATCATTGCTAAAATCTGA
- the sseB gene encoding secretion system effector (putative secreted protein (gi|3377862)), translating into MSSGNILWGSQNPIVFKNSFGVSNADTGSQDDLSQQNPFAEGYGVLLILLMVIQAIANNKFIEVQKNAERARNTQEKSNEMDEVIAKAAKGDAKTKEEVPEDVIKYMRDNGILIDGMTIDDYMAKYGDHGKLDKGGLQAIKAALDNDANRNTDLMSQGQITIQKMSQELNAVLTQLTGLISKWGEISSMIAQKTYS; encoded by the coding sequence ATGTCTTCAGGAAACATCTTATGGGGAAGTCAAAACCCTATTGTGTTTAAAAATAGCTTCGGCGTCAGCAACGCTGATACCGGGAGCCAGGATGACTTATCCCAGCAAAATCCGTTTGCCGAAGGGTATGGTGTTTTGCTTATTCTCCTTATGGTTATTCAGGCTATCGCAAATAATAAATTTATTGAAGTCCAGAAGAACGCTGAACGTGCCAGAAATACCCAGGAAAAGTCAAATGAGATGGATGAGGTGATTGCTAAAGCAGCCAAAGGGGATGCTAAAACCAAAGAGGAGGTGCCTGAGGATGTAATTAAATACATGCGTGATAATGGTATTCTCATCGATGGTATGACCATTGATGATTATATGGCTAAATATGGCGATCATGGGAAGCTGGATAAAGGTGGCCTACAGGCGATCAAAGCGGCTTTGGATAATGACGCCAACCGGAATACCGATCTTATGAGTCAGGGGCAGATAACAATTCAAAAAATGTCTCAGGAGCTTAACGCTGTCCTTACCCAACTGACAGGGCTTATCAGTAAGTGGGGGGAAATTTCCAGTATGATAGCGCAGAAAACGTACTCATGA
- the sseD gene encoding secretion system effector (SseD (gi|3776122)), protein MEASNVALVLPAPSLLTPSSTPSPSGEGMGTESMLLLFDDIWMKLMELAKKLRDIMRSYNVEKQRLAWELQVNVLQTQMKTIDEAFRASMITAGGAMLSGVLTIGLGAVGGETGLIAGQAVGHTAGGVMGLGAGVAQRQSDQDKAIADLQQNGAQSYNKSLTEIMEKATEIMQQIIGVGSSLVTVLAEILRALTR, encoded by the coding sequence ATGGAAGCGAGTAACGTAGCACTGGTATTACCAGCGCCTTCCTTGTTAACACCTTCTTCCACTCCATCTCCCTCCGGGGAGGGAATGGGTACTGAATCAATGCTTCTGTTATTTGATGATATCTGGATGAAGCTAATGGAGCTTGCCAAAAAGCTGCGCGATATCATGCGCAGCTATAACGTAGAAAAACAACGGCTGGCCTGGGAACTGCAAGTCAATGTTTTACAGACGCAAATGAAAACAATTGATGAAGCGTTTAGAGCATCAATGATTACTGCGGGTGGCGCAATGTTGTCGGGTGTACTGACGATAGGATTAGGGGCCGTAGGCGGGGAAACCGGTCTTATAGCGGGTCAAGCCGTAGGCCACACAGCTGGGGGCGTCATGGGCCTGGGGGCTGGTGTAGCGCAACGTCAAAGTGATCAAGATAAAGCGATTGCCGACCTGCAACAAAATGGGGCCCAATCTTATAATAAATCCCTGACGGAAATTATGGAGAAAGCAACTGAAATTATGCAGCAAATCATCGGCGTGGGGTCGTCACTGGTCACGGTTCTTGCTGAAATACTCCGGGCATTAACGAGGTAA
- the sscA gene encoding secretion system chaparone (putative secretion chaperone (gi|3377863)) — MKKDPTLQQAHDTMRFFRRGGSLRMLLDDDVTQPLNTLYRYATQLMEVKEFAGAARLFQLLTIYDAWSFDYWFRLGECCQAQKHWGEAIYAYGRAAQIKIDAPQAPWAAAECYLACDNVCYAIKALKAVVRICGEVSEHQILRQRAEKMLQQLSDRS, encoded by the coding sequence ATGAAAAAAGACCCGACCCTACAACAGGCACATGACACGATGCGGTTTTTCCGGCGTGGCGGCTCGCTGCGTATGTTGTTGGATGACGATGTTACACAGCCGCTTAATACTCTGTATCGCTATGCCACGCAGCTTATGGAGGTAAAAGAATTCGCCGGCGCAGCGCGACTTTTTCAATTGCTGACGATATATGATGCCTGGTCATTTGACTACTGGTTTCGGTTAGGGGAATGCTGCCAGGCTCAAAAACATTGGGGGGAAGCGATATACGCTTATGGACGCGCGGCACAAATTAAGATTGATGCGCCGCAGGCGCCATGGGCCGCAGCGGAATGCTATCTCGCGTGTGATAACGTCTGTTATGCAATCAAAGCGTTAAAGGCCGTGGTGCGTATTTGCGGCGAGGTCAGTGAACATCAAATTCTCCGACAGCGTGCAGAAAAGATGTTACAGCAACTTTCTGACAGGAGCTAA
- the sseC gene encoding secretion system effector (SseC (gi|3377864)), giving the protein MNRIHSNSDSAAGVTALTHHHLSNVSCVSSGSLGKRQHRVNSTFGDGNAACLLSGKISLQEASNALKQLLDAVPGNHKRPSLPDFLQTNPAVLSMMMTSLILNVFGNNAQSLCQQLERATEVQNALRNKQVKEYQEQIQKAIEQEDKARKAGIFGAIFDWITGIFETVIGALKVVEGFLSGNPAEMASGVAYMAAGCAGMVKAGAETAMMCGADHDTCQAIIDVTSKIQFGCEAVALALDVFQIGRAFMATRGLSGAAAKVLDSGFGEEVVERMVGAGEAEIEELAEKFGEEVSESFSKQFEPLEREMAMANEMAEEAAEFSRNVENNMTRSAGKSFTKEGVKAMAKEAAKEALEKCVQEGGKFLLKKFRNKVLFNMFKKILYALLRDCSFKGLQAIRCATEGASQMNTGMVNTEKAKIEKKIEQLITQQRFLDFIMQQTENQKKIEQKRLEELYKGSGAALRDVLDTIDHYSSVQARIAGYRA; this is encoded by the coding sequence ATGAATCGAATTCACAGTAATAGCGACAGCGCCGCAGGAGTAACCGCCTTAACACATCATCACTTAAGCAATGTCAGTTGCGTTTCCTCGGGTTCGCTGGGAAAGCGCCAGCATCGTGTGAATTCTACTTTTGGCGATGGCAACGCCGCGTGTCTGCTATCCGGGAAAATTAGTCTTCAGGAGGCAAGCAATGCGTTGAAGCAACTGCTTGATGCCGTACCCGGAAATCATAAGCGTCCATCATTGCCTGACTTTTTGCAGACCAATCCCGCGGTTTTATCAATGATGATGACGTCATTAATACTCAACGTCTTTGGTAATAACGCTCAATCGTTATGCCAACAGCTTGAGCGGGCAACTGAGGTGCAAAATGCATTACGTAATAAGCAGGTAAAGGAGTATCAGGAGCAGATCCAGAAAGCGATAGAGCAGGAGGATAAAGCGCGTAAAGCGGGTATTTTTGGCGCTATTTTTGACTGGATTACCGGCATATTTGAAACCGTGATTGGCGCCTTAAAAGTTGTGGAAGGTTTTCTGTCCGGAAATCCCGCAGAAATGGCTAGCGGCGTAGCTTATATGGCCGCAGGTTGTGCAGGAATGGTTAAAGCCGGAGCCGAAACGGCAATGATGTGCGGTGCTGACCACGATACCTGTCAGGCAATTATTGACGTGACAAGTAAGATTCAATTTGGTTGTGAAGCCGTCGCGCTGGCACTGGATGTTTTCCAGATTGGCCGTGCTTTTATGGCGACGAGAGGTTTATCTGGCGCAGCTGCAAAAGTGCTTGACTCCGGTTTTGGCGAGGAAGTGGTTGAGCGTATGGTAGGTGCAGGGGAAGCAGAAATAGAGGAGTTGGCTGAAAAGTTTGGCGAAGAAGTGAGCGAAAGTTTTTCCAAACAATTTGAGCCGCTTGAACGTGAAATGGCTATGGCGAATGAGATGGCAGAGGAGGCTGCCGAGTTTTCTCGTAACGTAGAAAATAATATGACGCGAAGCGCGGGAAAAAGCTTTACGAAAGAGGGGGTGAAAGCCATGGCAAAAGAAGCGGCAAAAGAAGCCCTGGAAAAATGTGTGCAAGAAGGTGGAAAGTTCCTGTTAAAAAAATTCCGTAATAAAGTTCTCTTCAATATGTTCAAAAAAATCCTGTATGCCTTACTGAGGGATTGTTCATTTAAAGGCTTACAGGCTATCAGATGTGCAACCGAGGGCGCCAGTCAGATGAATACTGGCATGGTTAACACAGAAAAAGCGAAGATCGAAAAGAAAATAGAGCAATTAATAACTCAGCAACGGTTTCTGGATTTCATAATGCAACAAACAGAAAACCAGAAAAAGATAGAACAAAAACGCTTAGAGGAGCTTTATAAGGGGAGCGGTGCCGCGCTTAGAGATGTATTAGATACCATTGATCACTATAGTAGCGTTCAGGCGAGAATAGCTGGCTATCGCGCTTAA
- the sscB gene encoding secretion system chaparone (SscB (gi|3377867)): MMMKEDQKNKIPEDILKQLLSVDPETVYASGYASWQEGDYSRAVIDFSWLVMAQPWSWRAHIALAGTWMMLKEYTTAINFYGHALMLDASHPEPVYQTGVCLKMMGEPGLAREAFQTAIKMSYADASWSEIRQNAQIMVDTLIA; encoded by the coding sequence ATGATGATGAAAGAAGATCAGAAAAATAAAATACCCGAAGACATTCTGAAACAGCTATTATCCGTTGATCCGGAAACCGTTTATGCCAGTGGTTACGCCTCATGGCAGGAGGGGGATTATTCGCGCGCCGTAATCGATTTTAGTTGGCTGGTGATGGCCCAGCCATGGAGTTGGCGTGCCCATATTGCATTGGCTGGCACCTGGATGATGCTTAAAGAATACACGACGGCCATTAATTTCTATGGACATGCCTTGATGCTGGATGCCAGCCATCCAGAACCGGTTTACCAAACGGGCGTCTGTCTCAAAATGATGGGGGAACCCGGGTTGGCGAGAGAGGCTTTTCAAACCGCAATCAAGATGAGTTATGCGGATGCCTCATGGAGTGAGATTCGCCAGAATGCGCAAATAATGGTTGATACTCTTATTGCTTAA
- the ssaI gene encoding secretion system apparatus (SsaI (gi|3776129)) — translation MSVVPVSTQSYVKSSAEPSQEQINFFEQLLKDEASTSNASALLPQVMLTRQMDYMQLTVGVDYLARISGAASQALNKLDNMA, via the coding sequence ATGAGCGTAGTGCCTGTAAGCACTCAATCTTATGTAAAGTCCTCTGCAGAACCGAGCCAGGAGCAAATTAATTTTTTTGAACAATTGCTGAAAGATGAAGCATCCACCAGTAACGCCAGTGCTTTATTACCGCAGGTTATGTTGACCAGACAAATGGATTATATGCAGTTAACGGTAGGCGTCGATTATCTTGCCAGAATATCAGGCGCAGCATCGCAAGCGCTTAATAAGCTGGATAACATGGCATGA
- the ssaC gene encoding secretion system apparatus protein (SpiA (gi|1498307)), translating to MVVNKRLILILLFILNTAKSDELSWKGNDFTLYARQMPLAEVLHLLSENYDTAITISPLITATFSGKIPPGPPVDILNNLAAQYDLLTWFDGSMLYVYPASLLKHQVITFNILSTGRFIHYLRSQNILSSPGCEVKEITGTKAVEVSGVPSCLTRISQLASVLDNALIKRKDSAVSVSIYTLKYATAMDTQYQYRDQSVVVPGVVSVLREMSKTSVPTSSTNNGSPATQALPMFAADPRQNAVIVRDYAANMAGYRKLITELDQRQQMIEISVKIIDVNAGDINQLGIDWGTAVSLGGKKIAFNTGLNDGGASGFSTVISDTSNFMVRLNALEKSSQAYVLSQPSVVTLNNIQAVLDKNITFYTKLQGEKVAKLESITTGSLLRVTPRLLNDNGTQKIMLNLNIQDGQQSDTQSETDPLPEVQNSEIASQATLLAGQSLLLGGFKQGKQIHSQNKIPLLGDIPVVGHLFRNDTTQVHSVIRLFLIKASVVNNGISHG from the coding sequence ATGGTAGTAAATAAACGTTTAATCTTAATTTTACTATTTATACTCAATACAGCAAAGAGTGATGAGTTATCATGGAAAGGTAATGACTTCACCCTTTATGCCAGACAAATGCCATTAGCAGAGGTTTTACATCTGCTCTCAGAGAACTATGATACGGCTATTACTATTAGCCCATTGATAACAGCTACATTTAGTGGAAAAATTCCGCCTGGACCACCGGTCGATATTTTGAATAACCTGGCAGCACAATATGATTTGCTTACCTGGTTTGATGGCAGCATGTTATATGTATATCCTGCATCGTTATTAAAACATCAGGTTATCACTTTCAATATTTTATCTACTGGACGGTTCATTCATTACTTACGCAGCCAGAATATCCTTTCATCACCGGGATGCGAGGTTAAAGAAATTACCGGTACCAAAGCTGTGGAGGTGAGCGGTGTTCCCAGCTGCCTGACTCGTATTAGTCAATTAGCTTCAGTGCTGGATAATGCGTTAATCAAACGAAAAGACAGTGCGGTGAGTGTAAGTATATACACGCTTAAGTATGCCACTGCGATGGATACCCAGTACCAATATCGCGATCAGTCCGTCGTGGTTCCAGGGGTCGTTAGTGTATTGCGTGAGATGAGTAAAACCAGCGTCCCGACGTCATCGACGAACAATGGTTCACCCGCTACACAGGCATTGCCCATGTTTGCTGCCGACCCACGCCAGAATGCAGTGATCGTTCGTGATTATGCGGCCAATATGGCCGGGTATCGGAAACTCATCACAGAATTAGATCAACGCCAGCAGATGATAGAGATTTCGGTGAAAATTATCGATGTTAATGCTGGAGATATTAACCAGTTAGGCATCGACTGGGGAACGGCAGTGTCGCTGGGTGGCAAGAAAATTGCGTTCAATACAGGTTTGAATGACGGTGGTGCTAGTGGTTTTTCAACGGTAATCAGCGATACCTCAAACTTTATGGTGCGTCTGAATGCCCTGGAAAAAAGCTCTCAGGCTTATGTACTTTCCCAGCCATCTGTGGTGACTTTAAATAATATCCAGGCTGTGCTGGATAAAAATATTACTTTCTATACCAAACTGCAGGGAGAAAAAGTGGCTAAACTTGAATCCATCACTACGGGTTCTTTGTTACGCGTTACACCTCGCTTGTTAAATGACAATGGCACGCAAAAAATAATGCTTAATCTTAATATTCAGGATGGACAACAAAGTGATACGCAAAGCGAAACAGACCCGCTGCCCGAAGTGCAAAATTCTGAAATTGCTTCGCAAGCCACATTATTGGCCGGGCAAAGTCTATTGCTGGGAGGGTTTAAACAAGGTAAACAAATCCACTCGCAAAACAAAATCCCTTTATTGGGCGATATTCCTGTTGTAGGTCATTTGTTTCGCAATGATACGACTCAAGTACATAGTGTAATCAGGCTTTTTTTGATTAAAGCCTCAGTAGTAAATAATGGCATATCTCATGGTTAA
- the sseA gene encoding secretion system effector (SseA (gi|3377861)), which translates to MMIKKKAAFSEYRDLEQSYMQLNHCLKKFHQIRAKVSQQLAERAESPKNSRETESILHNLFPQGVAGVNQEAEKDLKKIVSLFKQLEVRLKQLNAQAPVEIPSGKTKR; encoded by the coding sequence ATGATGATAAAGAAAAAGGCTGCGTTTAGTGAATATCGTGATTTAGAGCAAAGTTACATGCAGCTAAATCACTGTCTTAAAAAATTTCACCAAATCCGGGCTAAGGTGAGTCAACAGCTTGCTGAAAGGGCAGAGAGCCCCAAAAATAGCAGAGAGACAGAGAGTATTCTTCATAACCTATTTCCACAAGGCGTTGCCGGGGTTAACCAGGAGGCCGAGAAGGATTTAAAGAAAATAGTAAGTTTGTTTAAACAACTTGAAGTACGACTGAAACAACTTAATGCTCAAGCCCCGGTGGAGATACCGTCAGGAAAAACAAAAAGGTAA
- the sseG gene encoding secretion system effector (SseG (gi|3377858)): protein MKPVSPNAQVGGQRPVNAPEESPPCPSLPHPETNMESGRIGPQQGKERVLAGLAKRVIECFPKEIFSWQTVILGGQILCCSAGIALTVLSGGGAPLVALAGIGLAIAIADVACLIYHHKHHLPMAHDSIGNAVFYIANCFANQRKSMAIAKAVSLGGRLALTATVMTHSYWSGSLGLQPHLLERLNDITYGLMSFTRFGMDGMAMTGMQVSSPLYRLLAQVTPEQRAPE, encoded by the coding sequence ATGAAACCTGTTAGCCCAAATGCTCAGGTAGGAGGGCAACGTCCTGTTAACGCGCCTGAGGAATCACCTCCATGTCCTTCATTGCCACATCCGGAAACCAATATGGAGAGTGGTAGAATAGGACCTCAACAAGGAAAAGAGCGGGTATTGGCCGGACTTGCGAAACGAGTGATAGAGTGTTTTCCAAAAGAAATTTTTAGTTGGCAAACGGTTATTTTGGGCGGACAGATTTTATGCTGTTCCGCTGGAATAGCATTAACAGTGCTAAGTGGTGGAGGCGCGCCGCTCGTAGCCCTGGCAGGGATTGGCCTTGCTATTGCCATCGCGGATGTCGCCTGTCTTATCTACCATCATAAACATCATTTGCCTATGGCTCACGACAGTATAGGCAATGCCGTTTTTTATATTGCTAATTGTTTCGCCAATCAACGCAAAAGTATGGCGATTGCTAAAGCCGTCTCCCTGGGCGGTAGATTAGCCTTAACCGCGACGGTAATGACTCATTCATACTGGAGTGGTAGTTTGGGACTACAGCCTCATTTATTAGAGCGTCTTAATGATATTACCTATGGACTAATGAGTTTTACTCGCTTCGGTATGGATGGGATGGCAATGACCGGTATGCAGGTCAGCAGCCCATTATATCGTTTGCTGGCTCAGGTAACGCCAGAACAACGTGCGCCGGAGTAA